A region of Thiofilum sp. DNA encodes the following proteins:
- the rplT gene encoding 50S ribosomal protein L20, with translation MARVKRGVQAGARHKKIMKKAKGYYGNRSRSYRSAHQAVIKAGQYAYRDRRQKKRQFRALWIVRINAAARLYDLSYSRFINGLNKAGIKVDRKVMADLAVHDIAAFGQLAEKAKAALAA, from the coding sequence ATGGCAAGAGTTAAACGTGGTGTACAGGCTGGAGCCCGTCACAAGAAAATTATGAAAAAGGCTAAAGGTTATTATGGTAACCGTAGCCGTTCTTACCGCTCCGCTCATCAAGCGGTAATCAAAGCGGGTCAATATGCTTACCGTGACCGTCGTCAGAAAAAACGTCAATTCCGTGCTTTATGGATTGTACGTATTAATGCGGCTGCGCGGTTGTATGATCTGTCTTATAGCCGTTTCATCAATGGCTTAAATAAAGCAGGCATCAAAGTAGACCGTAAAGTGATGGCTGATTTAGCTGTACATGACATTGCTGCATTTGGACAATTAGCGGAAAAAGCAAAGGCTGCCTTGGCTGCTTAA
- the rpmI gene encoding 50S ribosomal protein L35: MPKMKSHSGASKRFRKSANGTFKRKQSHMRHILTKKSTKRKRQLRVGVDRVHESDQKMVDRLLPYA, from the coding sequence ATGCCTAAGATGAAATCGCACAGCGGGGCGTCCAAGCGTTTCCGCAAATCAGCTAATGGCACGTTTAAACGTAAACAGTCTCATATGCGCCATATCCTGACTAAAAAGTCTACTAAGCGTAAACGTCAATTACGAGTTGGTGTGGATCGTGTACACGAATCCGATCAAAAAATGGTTGACCGCTTATTACCTTACGCTTAG